The proteins below come from a single Mya arenaria isolate MELC-2E11 chromosome 8, ASM2691426v1 genomic window:
- the LOC128242547 gene encoding uncharacterized protein LOC128242547, giving the protein MADGAALANIDPDRMEKAFQRVKSEFKHPGARLVRITEEFYEGALDVARKNFMLEEPVNKAVGMQWTDELRELWLSSLRLHLSIAAVTEVDGDIMAFRTTRITKKTDFVDPETFQNQGLKRLFLIFNHCDQKADFFNRFGVTEAFHFYGLGCADKYQQQGLASKLFKAAIDMVRYLDIPDVYITGEATSNYSKKIYENAGFVALFEQPFETFKVDGEVVVPNTGIHKSMKKYGLKAT; this is encoded by the exons ATGGCGGACGGAGCAGCGTTGGCTAATATTGATCCTGACCGAATGGAGAAG GCGTTTCAACGCGTCAAGTCCGAGTTTAAGCATCCAGGTGCTCGATTAGTCCGGATCACAGAGGAATTTTACGAGGGTGCTTTGGATGTTGCTCGGAAGAACTTCATGTTAGAGGAGCCAGTTAACAAGGCGGTTGGCATGCAGTGGACGGATGAGCTTCGTGAGTTGTGGCTGTCCTCTTTACGGTTGCATCTCTCGATTGCAGCTGTAACTGAGGTGGACGGTGATATAATGGCTTTCAG GACCACGAGAATAACTAAGAAGACAGATTTCGTCGACCCAGAAACTTTCCAGAACCAGGGTTTAAAACGATTGTTCCTAATCTTTAACCACTGCGACCAAAAGGCAGACTTTTTCAATCGCTTTGGCGTCACAGAGGCGTTTCATTTCTACGGTCTAGGGTGCGCAGACAAGTACCAACAACAAGGTCTGGCGTCAAAACTGTTCAAGGCCGCCATTGATATGGTCCGCTACCTCGACATTCCAGATGTTTATATAACAGGAGAGGCTACATCGAATTACTCTAagaaaatttatgaaaatgcaGGATTTGTGGCACTTTTTGAACAGCCCTTTGAGACGTTTAAGGTGGATGGAGAAGTGGTGGTGCCTAACACGGGAATTCACAAGTCAATGAAAAAGTATGGGCTCAAAGCCACGTAG